The uncultured Carboxylicivirga sp. genomic interval AGAAGGATCTGATATTCCACAATATCAATTGGTAACTTGTCAGAATGGTAAATGGATTCATCAGAACCTGAATTTTCGAACAACTCCTTTCTCTTTAAGCGGAGGAGGAACCAAACGCATTCCTATATCACGACCTCAGATTGTAGCTCAATCAAAAGGAAAGAAAACAAAGGCTTATATCATTTTTAGAGACGAAGAACGTGGCGAAAAAGTATCGATGGCCAAAGTAACTATGTGTAAGAAAAACAATGTAAAAGTGACTGATATTACCGATTTTGGTGTTGGACTTTGGGAGCCTTCTTTCGATACTGAATTATGGAAAGAAAAGGGAAAACTTCATTTGTTTGTGCAAAAAGTTGATCAGATTGATGGAGAAGGAGTGGCTAAAGCAAAACCAACTATGGTAAAAGTACTAGAAGTAAAAGGTTTGTAAATCCATAATTGTTAAAATATAACTGAGCTGATGGTGCATAGCTGTCAGCTTTTTTTGTTTCATTATTAAAGCTATTTGTATTAATCAACTTATGAAAAATCCAATAACATTAATCCTGATGTATGCCTTTGTGCTCACAGGATGTCATTCACATGGTTCAGGCGACATTAACATGCCTGCTCCTCTTTTATCAGATAACCACGAATGGCGTGTGCTAAGTGTACGCGAGAAGGCGGCGCAACTGGTGTGTTATCAGTATAATAAAGAAGAAATGCTTCGTTTGGGAAATGGTTCGATGGAGCAGTTTTTTCAGAAATATCCGGTTGGGGCTGTGTTTTTAGCCAACTGGACAATTGCCGGATTGGTTGATAAAGACTCGGTGAAGAATGAATACATTAACGTTGTTCGGCAGTGTAACAAAGCATCGAAATATCCGCTTTTGTTTTCTGAGGATTTTGAAACCGGATTAGGTTTTGCTATTCCTGGCTATACTCAATTGGTGACCGAAATGGGCTTAGGAGCAGCTAATTCCGAAGAACTGGCGGCCCAATATGGAAATATTATTGCATCGGAAGCCCGAAGCGTTGGTATAAACTGGTTGTTACATCCGGTTGCCGATTTAAATATTAACCCTTTTAGCTATATAACCAATGTACGATCGGTTGGTACAAGAGCCGATTTAGCCATTAAAATTTTGCCTCATCAAATAAAAGCCATGCAGGCAAATGGTGTGGCTGCAACAGCCAAGCATTTTCCGGGCGATGGAACCGATTTTATCAACCAACACTTTTCAACTTCCGAAAATAAGCTGAGTATAGAAGAGTGGAACAATAGTTATGGAAAAGTATATCAAACATTGATTGATGGCGGTGTTAAGGTGATTATGCCGGGTCATATTTCTTTTCCGGCTTATCAAAAACATAAGCATAACGGCGAATATTTGCCAGCCACATTATCAAACGAACTGATAGAAGGATTGCTTAAGAAAGAACTGAATTTTAAAGGAGTAGTTGTTAGTGATGCCTTGAATATGGCTGGTATAGCCGGGTTTTATGATTCGCAACTCGAAACCGAGGTTGAATGTTTTAAGGCTGGAACCGATATGTTGCTATGGCCTTCGTTAGAAGTTATAGATACCATTGAAGCTCGTGTGGTACGTGGCGAAATTGACATACGACGATTGGATGATGCCGTGGCCCGGGTTTGGAATTTGAAGGATGACTTAGGTCTGTTTAAGCCATTATATAAAAGTGTAAAGCCTTTGCTTAACAATGATTTTCAACAACATCATCAACAGGCTGATAATATAGCACGTAAGGCAATTACCCCTATTGGCGAAAACAAAGTAACGCTACCGTGGATAACAGCCAAGGATAAAAACATTTTATTGGTAGAGGTAATGCAGGATTATAAAGAAGGTGTTTTTAATGTTTTGGTCGATGAATTAACCAAACGAGGAGCGCAGGTTACCGTTCGTCGAAACCTGAGTTATTTCGAACAAGGATCGCAACTTCAGGAATTGGCCGAACAGTACGATAAAATTTTGTTTGCCTATTACAGTGTGCCCGGGGTGCCCTGGGGCGATTTATCGTTGTATGGCCCCGAAGCATTAACAATGTGGTCGTCTAATAGGCTTCCAAAAGACAAGGTAATAAGTATAGGTTTTGGCGATCCGTATAAAAATATCATTTACCTGCCGCGCATAACACAGCGGATTAACTGTTATAATATTGATGAGCATTCGCAAAAAGCGCTGGTTGAAGCTTTATGGGGCGATTATAAAACAACAGGAGTATCGCCGGTGACTTATCCGCAGTTTAATTATGCTATTGAAGAGGTTGTTTCACTTTCAGATGAATAATACTATCTGATTGTATTTATTATGAAGGCTTGTTGTTTTGGCCGATATATATGTAAATAACTAAGGTGACAAGAATGTTTTTCTACCGTAGGCAACATACAAAATTGTTATCGGGCACAAGAGCAAATTATTGTCTGGCATCACACAAAAATGTTATCGGGCACCACATTTTATTATTGTTAGGGACAAGAATTTATTATTATCGAGCATAAGAAAAAACTATTGTTATAAAGAAAAAAGCAAAAGGCTGAATCAACGTGATGATTCAGCCTTTTGTAACTATCAAACTATTCAACTATCAATTCTTTTTATTAGCAAGCTGCCTGAAGCGCAGGCTACTACCAGTAAAAAAGATTAATGTGAGGGTCCAAAGCGCAGCAATATGATTTCGGACTTCAGCCAAATCGGCACCAAAAATCTGAATTTTCATAATGCCCTGAATACCGTGTGTGCTGGGTAAAATTTGAGCAAACCATTTGAAAAAAGATGGAAATGCCTCGATAGGCCAGCTGATTCCACTTAAAAATAAGAAGATGAAAGAAGAAAACAGAAAGAGCATCATTGATTGTACTCTAAAATAGAAATAAGTGGAAATCCACATGGCCAGAAAAATAGATGCCAGCACCATGGGTATCATCAATATCATTACATTCCACGAGCTGCCGTGAATTGGAAAAGAAAACCATTTAAAGGTTAGTACAAACAAGTAATAGGCAACCAGCATAAAGATGATAAAGTAGCT includes:
- a CDS encoding glycoside hydrolase family 3 N-terminal domain-containing protein, giving the protein MKNPITLILMYAFVLTGCHSHGSGDINMPAPLLSDNHEWRVLSVREKAAQLVCYQYNKEEMLRLGNGSMEQFFQKYPVGAVFLANWTIAGLVDKDSVKNEYINVVRQCNKASKYPLLFSEDFETGLGFAIPGYTQLVTEMGLGAANSEELAAQYGNIIASEARSVGINWLLHPVADLNINPFSYITNVRSVGTRADLAIKILPHQIKAMQANGVAATAKHFPGDGTDFINQHFSTSENKLSIEEWNNSYGKVYQTLIDGGVKVIMPGHISFPAYQKHKHNGEYLPATLSNELIEGLLKKELNFKGVVVSDALNMAGIAGFYDSQLETEVECFKAGTDMLLWPSLEVIDTIEARVVRGEIDIRRLDDAVARVWNLKDDLGLFKPLYKSVKPLLNNDFQQHHQQADNIARKAITPIGENKVTLPWITAKDKNILLVEVMQDYKEGVFNVLVDELTKRGAQVTVRRNLSYFEQGSQLQELAEQYDKILFAYYSVPGVPWGDLSLYGPEALTMWSSNRLPKDKVISIGFGDPYKNIIYLPRITQRINCYNIDEHSQKALVEALWGDYKTTGVSPVTYPQFNYAIEEVVSLSDE